A genomic region of Hippoglossus hippoglossus isolate fHipHip1 chromosome 8, fHipHip1.pri, whole genome shotgun sequence contains the following coding sequences:
- the si:dkey-208k4.2 gene encoding P43 5S RNA-binding protein isoform X1 — MKMETVRSEKPASSPPRPQLKCSHGNCGATFTRQWKLKEHEAVHTGERPCQCTVAGCGRRFTRKSHLSRHMLQHKGDKQFKCIFATCTKAFLTSSKLKRHVGCAHAAKNKFFTCDQPNCSLTFKKRRLLKLHLKEHDVSAEFKCTKDGCNATFVSHIARNSHKKKHAGYRCPRANCKVLEHTWGKLQKHMAKHLATFVCPVCKKVFKKAETLRRHKWTHASHKPVLVCPRKDCQAYFSTTFNLQHHIRKVHLELLKYKCSFPDCPRKFAMRESMNRHLLHHDPNATTLKKRQRAKKSWQKRLDGNHQPLVEQNLHRLFALRMRISRRAKVETNLSGLFNERKIPHYVDPEVNLRNLFGIKQSRPFEEKPEEAPLKEEKAPAV, encoded by the exons ATGAAGATGGAGACTGTGCGAAGCGAGAAACCTGCGAGCTCTCCGCCGAGGCCGCAGCTGAAGTGCAGCCACGGCAACTGCGGAGCCACTTTCACCAGGCAGTGGAAACTCAAGGAGCACGAGGCGGTGCACACCGGAGAG CGGCCGTGTCAGTGCACAGTTGCAGGCTGCGGTCGACGTTTCACGAGGAAATCTCACCTGAGCCGCcacatgctgcagcacaaagGAGACAAACAGTTCAA GTGCATATTCGCGACCTGCACCAAGGCTTTCCTCACCTCCAGCAAACTGAAAAGACACGTGGGTTGCGCCCACGCAGCGAAAAACAAGTTCTTCACG TGTGACCAGCCCAACTGCTCCTTAACCTTCAAAAAGCGCAGACTGCTGAAGCTGCACTTAAAGGAGCATGATGTGTCTGCGGAGTTCAA GTGCACCAAGGACGGATGCAACGCTACGTTCGTCTCCCACATCGCCCGCAATTCCCATAAGAAGAAGCACGCAG GTTACCGCTGCCCTCGTGCCAACTGCAAGGTGCTCGAACACACCTGGGGGAAGCTCCAGAAGCACATGGCCAAACACCTAG CCACCTTCGTGTGCCCAGTGTGTAAGAAGGTGTTTAAGAAAGCAGAAACTCTGCGGCGGCACAAGTGGACCCATGCTTCCCACAAGCCTGTCCTGGTCTGTCCCAGGAAGGACTGCCAGGCCTACTTCTCCACCACCTTTAACCTGCAGCACCACATCCGCAAGGTTCACCTCGAGCTCCTCAAGTACAAGTGCTCCTTCCCTGACTGCCCACGCAAGTTTGCTATGCGG GAGAGTATGAATAGACACCTGCTTCACCATGACCCAAATGCCACCACTCTGAAG AAACGTCAAAGGGCCAAGAAATCGTGGCAGAAGCGTCTGGACGGAAACCATCAGCCCCTTGTGGAGCAGAACCTACATCGCCTCTTCGCCCTGCGCATGCGCATCTCCAGACGTGCCAAAGTGGAAACCAACCTCTCGGGCCTCTTCAATGAACGCAAGATCCCTCATTATGTTGACCCGGAGGTCAACCTGCGCAACCTGTTCGGCATCAAACAGTCCCGTCCTTTTGAGGAGAAACCGGAGGAAGCTCccctgaaagaggaaaaggcaCCGGCAGTTTGA
- the si:dkey-208k4.2 gene encoding P43 5S RNA-binding protein isoform X2 — MKMETVRSEKPASSPPRPQLKCSHGNCGATFTRQWKLKEHEAVHTGERPCQCTVAGCGRRFTRKSHLSRHMLQHKGDKQFKCIFATCTKAFLTSSKLKRHVGCAHAAKNKFFTCDQPNCSLTFKKRRLLKLHLKEHDVSAEFKCTKDGCNATFVSHIARNSHKKKHAGYRCPRANCKVLEHTWGKLQKHMAKHLATFVCPVCKKVFKKAETLRRHKWTHASHKPVLVCPRKDCQAYFSTTFNLQHHIRKESMNRHLLHHDPNATTLKKRQRAKKSWQKRLDGNHQPLVEQNLHRLFALRMRISRRAKVETNLSGLFNERKIPHYVDPEVNLRNLFGIKQSRPFEEKPEEAPLKEEKAPAV; from the exons ATGAAGATGGAGACTGTGCGAAGCGAGAAACCTGCGAGCTCTCCGCCGAGGCCGCAGCTGAAGTGCAGCCACGGCAACTGCGGAGCCACTTTCACCAGGCAGTGGAAACTCAAGGAGCACGAGGCGGTGCACACCGGAGAG CGGCCGTGTCAGTGCACAGTTGCAGGCTGCGGTCGACGTTTCACGAGGAAATCTCACCTGAGCCGCcacatgctgcagcacaaagGAGACAAACAGTTCAA GTGCATATTCGCGACCTGCACCAAGGCTTTCCTCACCTCCAGCAAACTGAAAAGACACGTGGGTTGCGCCCACGCAGCGAAAAACAAGTTCTTCACG TGTGACCAGCCCAACTGCTCCTTAACCTTCAAAAAGCGCAGACTGCTGAAGCTGCACTTAAAGGAGCATGATGTGTCTGCGGAGTTCAA GTGCACCAAGGACGGATGCAACGCTACGTTCGTCTCCCACATCGCCCGCAATTCCCATAAGAAGAAGCACGCAG GTTACCGCTGCCCTCGTGCCAACTGCAAGGTGCTCGAACACACCTGGGGGAAGCTCCAGAAGCACATGGCCAAACACCTAG CCACCTTCGTGTGCCCAGTGTGTAAGAAGGTGTTTAAGAAAGCAGAAACTCTGCGGCGGCACAAGTGGACCCATGCTTCCCACAAGCCTGTCCTGGTCTGTCCCAGGAAGGACTGCCAGGCCTACTTCTCCACCACCTTTAACCTGCAGCACCACATCCGCAAG GAGAGTATGAATAGACACCTGCTTCACCATGACCCAAATGCCACCACTCTGAAG AAACGTCAAAGGGCCAAGAAATCGTGGCAGAAGCGTCTGGACGGAAACCATCAGCCCCTTGTGGAGCAGAACCTACATCGCCTCTTCGCCCTGCGCATGCGCATCTCCAGACGTGCCAAAGTGGAAACCAACCTCTCGGGCCTCTTCAATGAACGCAAGATCCCTCATTATGTTGACCCGGAGGTCAACCTGCGCAACCTGTTCGGCATCAAACAGTCCCGTCCTTTTGAGGAGAAACCGGAGGAAGCTCccctgaaagaggaaaaggcaCCGGCAGTTTGA